One Ostrea edulis chromosome 2, xbOstEdul1.1, whole genome shotgun sequence genomic region harbors:
- the LOC125667612 gene encoding uncharacterized protein LOC125667612: MMNVQSENHNIGEQPVRSPCVSDEILYELGYSISPSQEEKDESDHLTRKAVDQSEIKKDFVDQSEFTENFVKNRNTSKLDVKQVEESGNSTKEIACVLDKEKKQTDVHIGSEVFITSYPGHKLKDKKYLRKIKKRRRRGKGTTCSPTKIEAICREMSGLVVSEDDASATETSPESVQSEERTLHRNDSNEINLQDHNHESITSKQIHNETSEKENEDTNGDHSSMIELKSKTENCNSSGETTAVSSTDDENLSKEEDNEVEGELSPNEGIPSNPTSNTQKCTKSGSEDEVANSSEMKETGSTDIHGSLINENMEIESTEKESGANSVKKQVILLSSSSSDGNNYIDSNENSSQSGKGKMLTTQKITSDCEEYSYEELFGNIKKCSIKIRRLSEESIALYTGSSPNKQTNRNLPSEVSHVPAIPTLNNQPPLLRGEECSETSPTETSKAETIATDESPDNSKENGYTGSVMGPEKVQVENGKFKTTHRPSKLKSSNRRRSRRRLSDEICPSPEPKAKHKTSPSKSDILKTQEATYKPSFSETRVCENLRSLRGGKIVNQKVATNPRNRRERPGLFRSLSEVNFEHKKSTKLMNLEERNPNTKQSQNSPFTEKFSALTCKKFLEQIKKCSVNLKKIKCDSPLTGIAEKARSTVDLQKVDLETFKVPLTPEIYLRQQRMHIKTPKIDSGLSFEASTKVVNKPPTKLPSQQKAVSETNFHHNLSREQSWHQKFMASLNKSRISESGVEKELCNSETCSSVNMKACSVRLRKLSGDSIASFNQGVVSSNSKNLGAITKELRSDDASQLGHASESSSPIKPCSVSIQRLSRDAITTHLKRSMLTIFDKDLARTEKSASVGKESSSVSGTLGFIVPSLPVRKRRGSGDTMSSLSKWSTKRQPLKATKPNRGKAPKRKWIDSDSVESESSVRPCSVKLFRLDPDSVSNCAHIQKNGGDSMPHQIRNPALNVTNVDKVVDDELYCLRRFLQVPLVPEPGSSGISENANKSIGKHDVHKMMKPCSVVLKRITKNQNLQSVNIKKVIAKQLAENVEFSSESESSHEDEESSMDINKLLFSLSTGGEEKNKGHENEPAQDDIFLSTEVIGKVCEGAAYTKDVDNHNSMEDEITEGSSLPDRGNGKKDLATAEVMGSTADDSEGNPSDPVVIQTAVKILTDEKTAEEMLLPGDRRGAPQTSDAICKEVNINPMNISEVSKKRTENLTETVPLPVRRPESDIWSDDLPDIDVDLSVASVCSTSNSSLKGDAGKNGETCADLQRDYFQLAKLTKSCSVRLQKIDVI; the protein is encoded by the coding sequence ATGATGAATGTACAGTCGGAGAATCACAATATTGGGGAACAGCCTGTTAGAAGTCCCTGTGTTTCGGATGAAATCCTGTATGAACTTGGTTATTCCATAAGTCCGTCACAAGAAGAGAAGGATGAATCTGATCACCTGACAAGAAAAGCTGTTGACCAATCAGAAATTAAGAAAGATTTTGTTGACCAATCAGAatttactgaaaattttgttaaaaacagAAATACTTCCAAGTTAGATGTGAAACAGGTTGAGGAATCTGGGAATTCTACAAAGGAAATAGCTTGTGTATTGGATAAAGAGAAAAAACAAACAGATGTTCATATTGGCTCAGAAGTGTTTATTACAAGCTATCCTGGACATAAATTGAAAGACAAGAAATATCTAAGGAAAATTAAGAAGAGGAGAAGAAGAGGGAAAGGTACAACTTGCTCACCAACGAAGATTGAAGCGATTTGTAGGGAGATGTCAGGCCTTGTGGTCTCTGAGGATGATGCATCGGCTACTGAAACTTCCCCCGAGTCAGTGCAGTCAGAGGAAAGGACGTTACATCGGaatgattcaaatgaaataaatcttcAAGACCATAATCATGAAAGCATAACATCTAAACAAATCCACAATGAAACTTcagagaaagaaaatgaagatactAATGGAGATCATAGCAGCATGATTGAATTGAAAAGTAAAACTGAAAATTGTAATTCAAGTGGTGAAACCACAGCAGTTTCATCTACTGATGATGAAAATTTATCAAAGGAAGAAGACAATGAAGTTGAGGGAGAACTTAGCCCAAATGAAGGTATTCCATCCAATCCAACGTCCAACACCCAGAAGTGTACAAAATCAGGCAGTGAAGATGAGGTAGCAAACTCTTCTGAAATGAAAGAAACAGGAAGTACAGATATTCATGGGTCCTTAATTAATGAGAATATGGAGATTGAAAGTACAGAAAAAGAAAGTGGGGCCAACTCTGTGAAAAAGCAAGTAATTTTACTGTCATCATCAAGTTCTGATGGAAATAATTACATAGACTCAAATGAGAATTCTTCACAATCTGGAAAAGGTAAGATGTTGACCACTCAGAAGATCACGAGTGACTGTGAGGAGTATTCATATGAAGAATTGTTTGGAAATATTAAAAAGTGTTCCATAAAAATCAGAAGGCTGAGTGAGGAATCCATTGCTCTCTACACTGGCAGCTCTcctaacaaacaaacaaataggAATCTACCATCAGAAGTGTCTCATGTCCCAGCCATACCAACGCTCAACAATCAACCACCTTTATTACGTGGAGAAGAATGCAGTGAAACAAGTCCAACAGAAACATCCAAAGCTGAAACAATAGCTACTGATGAATCCCCTGATAATTCAAAGGAAAATGGTTATACAGGTAGTGTCATGGGGCCAGAAAAAGTGCAAGTTGAAAATGGCAAATTTAAAACCACACATAGGCCATCAAAATTGAAATCCAGTAACAGACGAAGGTCTAGAAGACGATTATCAGACGAAATTTGTCCTTCACCAGAACCTAAAGCAAAACATAAAACTAGTCCGAGTAAAAgtgatattttgaaaacccaaGAAGCTACTTATAAACCATCCTTTAGTGAAACTCGGGTTTGTGAAAATCTAAGATCTTTAAGGGGTgggaaaattgtgaatcagAAAGTTGCCACAAATCCTAGGAATAGAAGAGAAAGGCCTGGTTTATTTCGAAGTCTCAGTGAAGTCAACTTTGAACACAAAAAGTCAACaaaattgatgaatttagaAGAGAGAAATCCTAATACAAAGCAATCTCAAAATTCGCCTTTTACAGAAAAATTCAGTGCGCTTACTTGCAAAAAGTTTCTTGAACAGATAAAAAAGTGTTCAGTTAACCTTAAGAAGATTAAATGTGATTCACCTCTGacaggaatagcagaaaaggcaAGGTCAACTGTTGACCTTCAAAAGGTTGACTTGGAAACCTTCAAAGTGCCTTTGACTCCTGAAATATACTTAAGACAACAAAGAATGCATATAAAAACTCCCAAAATAGACTCTGGATTATCTTTTGAAGCAAGTACCAAAGTTGTTAATAAACCACCCACAAAGCTCCCTTCACAACAAAAAGCTGTTAGTGAAACAAACTTTCATCATAACTTATCTCGAGAACAATCATGGCATCAGAAATTCATGGCATCCTTGAATAAATCTAGGATATCAGAGAGTGGTGTTGAAAAAGAGCTTTGCAACAGTGAGACGTGTAGCTCAGTAAATATGAAGGCATGTTCCGTTCGACTAAGAAAATTGAGTGGAGATTCTATTGCTAGTTTCAACCAAGGAGTTGTAAGCTCCAACAGCAAAAACCTTGGAGCAATTACCAAAGAGCTAAGGAGCGATGATGCAAGCCAACTCGGACATGCAAGTGAATCGTCATCCCCCATAAAGCCATGTAGTGTGAGTATTCAAAGATTAAGTAGAGATGCCATCACAACTCACTTAAAAAGAAGCATGCTTACCATATTTGACAAAGATTTAGCAAGAACTGAAAAATCAGCTTCAGTAGGAAAGGAAAGTTCATCTGTGAGTGGTACTTTGGGATTTATTGTTCCATCTTTGCCTGTGCGGAAAAGGAGGGGAAGTGGAGATACAATGTCTAGCTTGTCAAAATGGAGTACCAAGAGACAACCTTTGAAGGCCACCAAACCCAACAGAGGTAAAGCACCAAAACGGAAATGGATTGACTCGGATAGTGTGGAGAGTGAGTCATCTGTCAGACCATGCAGTGTCAAGCTCTTTAGGTTAGATCCGGATTCCGTGTCAAACTGTGCACATATTCAGAAAAATGGTGGTGACAGCATGCCACATCAAATCCGTAATCCAGCCCTCAATGTAACTAATGTTGACAAAGTGGTTGATGATGAGCTGTACTGTTTGAGAAGGTTTTTACAGGTGCCCTTGGTGCCAGAGCCAGGATCAAGTggaatatcagaaaatgcaaataaatcTATAGGAAAACATGATGTTCATAAAATGATGAAGCCATGCTCAGTTGTGTTGAAAAGAATTACAAAAAATCAGAACCTACAATCTGTGAATATCAAGAAAGTGATTGCTAAGCAATTGGCAGAAAATGTGGAGTTTTCCTCTGAAAGTGAATCAAGCCATGAAGATGAAGAATCATCTATGGATATCAACAAACTTTTATTTTCTCTGTCCACCGgtggagaagaaaaaaataagggTCATGAAAATGAACCAGCACAGGATGATATATTCCTATCCACTGAAGTCATTGGGAAAGTATGTGAAGGTGCAGCTTACACCAAGGATGTAGATAATCATAACTCAATGGAAGACGAAATCACTGAAGGGTCATCACTGCCTGATAGAGGTAATGGAAAGAAAGATTTGGCAACTGCTGAAGTGATGGGATCAACAGCAGATGACAGCGAAGGAAATCCATCAGATCCAGTCGTTATTCAAACTGCTGTAAAAATCCTGACAGATGAAAAGACTGCTGAAGAAATGTTACTACCAGGAGATCGTAGAGGTGCACCCCAGACATCAGATGCAATTTGTAAGGAGGTGAATATAAATCCCATGAATATTAGTGAAGTTTCCAAGAAAAGGACTGAAAACTTGACAGAAACTGTCCCACTGCCAGTGAGAAGACCGGAGTCTGACATATGGAGTGATGATCTTCCAGATATTGATGTGGATCTGTCTGTTGCCAGTGTGTGTTCAACTAGTAATTCTTCTTTAAAAGGAGATGCTGGGAAAAATGGTGAAACGTGTGCAGATCTACAGCGAGACTATTTTCAGTTAGCAAAATTGACAAAAAGCTGTAGTGTAAGGTTACAGAAGATTGATGTAATTTAA